In Pongo pygmaeus isolate AG05252 chromosome 19, NHGRI_mPonPyg2-v2.0_pri, whole genome shotgun sequence, the genomic stretch TTTCTCCCTAGAGATAGCCAGTTTCAAGTcttttcactgttttattttgatttgcttTGGGTATTTACCATACTTTTTTTcttgaggtggaggatcactctgttgccaggctggagtgcagtggtatgatctcggctcactgcaacctctgcctcccgggttcaagagattctcctgcctcagcctccccagtagctgggactacaggcacacaccaccatgcccagctaatttttgtatttttagtagaagcagggtttgaccatgttgtccaggatggtctcgatctcttgacctcgtgatccgcccgccttggcctcccaaagtgctgggattacaggcatggcctaCTGAGTCTGGCctaccatatatatatttttatatatttttaagttgttaAACAACagtcatgtatattttatttttatttttttaatttttatgttctcAGGGTGTACAagtacagatttcttttttttttttttttttcagatggagtcttgctcttgttgcccaggctagagtgcaatggcgtgatctcagctcattgcaacctctgccttccggatttaagcaattctcctgcctgagactcccaagtagctgggattacaggcgtgcaccaccatgcccggctaattttgtatttttttagtagagacagggtttcaccatgttggtcaggctggtctcgaactcctgacctcaggtgatccacctgccttggcttcccaaagtgttgggattacaggcatgagccaccacgcctggcccctacCATACGTTTTTAAATCACATGCTTCTGTTGCTGTTTCTTAAGTTTTCAGTTTTAGGCATGACctgttttttttcctgctataAAATTCAAGGAATTCACTCTTCCACCCCACTGCCACCATAATTTTGGTTAGATTTATTCATTTGACAGTAGTTACTGAGTGTCCTCTacattccaggcactgttctagaggcTTGGTGTAAagcaatgaatttaaaaaaaaaaaaatcaatcaatccggccaggcacagtggctcacgcctgtaatcccagcactttgggaggccgaggtgggcagattgcttgaggtcgggagttcgagaccagcctggccaacatggtgaaaccccgatccagtctccactaaaaatacaaaaattagctgggagtggtggcacatgtctgtaatcccaactactcgggaggctgaagcaggagaatcacttgagcccgggaggcggaggctgcagtgagctgagatcacaccactgcactccggcctgggcgatagagtgagactctgtctcaaaaaacaaaaacaaaaaaaacacaaaaacttggccaggcatgacacaaccgtaatcccagcactttgggaggccgaggagggtggatcacctgaggtgaggagttcaagagcagcctggccaacatggtgaaaccccatctctattaaaactacaaaaaaattagccgggcttggtggtgtgtgcctataatcccagctacttggttggctgaggcaggagaatagcttgaacccgagaggaggttggaggttgcggtgagccaagattgggccactgcactccagcctgcacgacagggtgagactccgtcctgctgtgtagccaggctggagtgcattggtgcgatttgggcttactgcaacctccacctcccgggttcaaccgattctcctgcctcagcttcctgagtagctgggactacaggtgtgcgccaccacgctcagctaatttttgtatttttagtagagatggggtttcaccatgttgtccaggatggtctcgatctcttgacctcgtgatccgcccgccttggcctctgaaagtgctgggattacaggcatgagtcactgcgcccagacttaactttttttttttttttttttttaaagactctgAGTAAACTATGAGTAGAATAGCCCCTGTTTAACCTGATAAAGGGTATCTATCAAAAACCTACAGTAAGCATCATGCATAACAGTGAAACCTCGTGTCAGGAACCAGACAGAATCACTGCTGCTTCTATTGGCTCCTGTACTAGATCCTGACCAGAGCAGTGAAATAATCAAAGACAGCTTCTAGGGTACAGAATTGTTCAGTTGCTCCTACGTTGCAAAAGGGCagagaatgaaacagaaaaggaaaaactagaaGTTGGACAACCAAGAGAGAGGTGAAAGAAGGTGGCCAGAGATGGATGGTGTTCCAATGTAGCAATGGGGAGCCAGGGCCCCCAGTGCCCCCGGGCTCTGGGAGTCAGAGCAACGGAAAGAATAGACAGTGAGGGTAGAGGTGGaagtgggggtaggggtgggggtagcTGGGAGCTGACCAGGTGGGTGTCAGAGCTGAGAGGGTAGGGTGTTACCAGGGATAGCAAAGTAATGCTCATCCCGGCTCCGCAGGGTGAGCCAGCTCTCCTTCTAGGGAACAGCTTCCTCCACAGCAAAGCCTCCACCTAGAAACATCTACACTCATCAGTACAAAAAGCTTCAGCCTTTATTAAACAAAGGAGGAGGTAGAAGACAGATAAGGGAACAGTTCAGGATCCCTTCTTTCCCctatacatacacagacatacaaacacacaccgAGTGAATGACAGGGACCATCAGGCCACAGATTGAAGGGCAGAGGGAGGCAGCACCCTCCGAGAGTTGGCCCGGACCCAAGGGTGGGCTGAGACCTGGGCCAGGGGCAGCCGTTCCGAGGGGTTATGCCTGAGCAGTTTGGAGATGAGGTCCTGGGCTCCCGTGGGCACAGAAGCGGGGAACTTTAGGTCCACCTGCAGGTGTGAAGAGATGGAAGGGCTGCATTAGTTTCACCCTGGCTACATCTTCCTTGACATCTTCCTTGACAACCCATTCTGTTTGGAGTTACTTAGGGCCACACAAATACACTccgcccacccccagccccccagctcctggcctcagcagCTGGCACGAAGCCCAGGCTGCCCTCCCACCTTGACGATGCGCCGATAGGTCTCGTTGTGTGATGCACTCTCAAAGGGTGGGTTCCCCACCAGCAGTTCATAGCAAAGCACTCCAATGCACCACAGATCCACCTTCTCGTTGTGTGTGCGCCCCTCAATCATCTCTGGGGGCAGGTAGTCCAGGGTGCCACACATTGTCTTCCTCCTGGGAGGGATAAGAGGCGTGGGCAGGGGTCCCAGTGACATAGGAACTCTCCTTTCCCTGCTGCCTGATGGCAGGGAGCCAAAAGACCACAGGATGTACCAGGGAAGAGGTCCAGCCAGGCAGGGCCactggagtgggggtggggttggggtgaTGATATATCCCAAAGCCCCAGAGGTGAGCCTGCACACAGCCCAGCAACTCCACACTGAAGGACATATCTTAATAAGATACCCCGATATGAGGgcagtgttcatttggagttcATTGGGGACATCTCTAATGCCCATCAGGCACGTTCTGCTTAAGTAAATCAGCTACTATGTGATACTatgaaaccattaaaaaatgatgTGGGAGGAAAAAAGGCCACTGCTCCgggcttttttgagacagagtccaggctggagtgcagtggggcgatcttggctcactacaacctctgcctcccgggttcaagtgattctcatgtctcagcctcctgaacagctgggattacaagtgtgcaccacctgTCTGCttaataaattttgtgtttttagtaaagatggggtttcgtcatgttggccaggctggtccgctggtcttgaactcctggcctcaagtgatccacctgccttggcctcccaaagtgctgggactggtAGGCGTGAGCCTACCAGTTTTACCATTGGCCCGTACGGGCATCGAACCCGCGACCTTGGGGTTATTGGCACCACACTctacccatttttcttttttttgagatggagtctcactctgccgcccaggctggagtgcaatggcgcaatctcggctcactgcaacctccgcctcccaggttcaaacaattctcctgcctcagcctccccagtagctgggattactgacgtccgccaccacgcccggctaatttttgtatatttagtagagacaaagtttcatcatgttggcaaagctagtctcgaactcctgacctcaggtgatccgccctcctcggcctcccaaagtgctgggattacaggtgtgagccacggcgcacGGCCCCTGGAGAGGTTTTAATGGCCCAGCCTCACACCCAGGGCTGGCCTCCCAGGCCACCATACCTCAGGGAGGGCGCATGCACAGACCAGCCGAAGTCAGCAATCTTCAGCTCTCCCTTGAGCCCTAAGAGCAGATTTTCTGGCTTTATGTCTCTGTGAATCACCTTCTTCCCATGGCAGTACATTAGAGCATCTGCCAACTCCTCCATGATCTGGGAGGGGCAACGACAGGCAATCAGACAAGGATGGACCTCCAGCTACAAGCAGCACACCCTCAGCCTCGAGCCCTCTACTGGCGCCCCGGGTGCCCACCCGCCCGGACCGTGGCTGTTCGCTGCTCGTCAAATGTGCGGCTCTTCTGCAGCTCCTTGTAGAGCTCCCCGCGTGGGGCATACTCTAGAATCAAGTAGATCCTCCTCCGGTCATAAAAATAGTTGTAGAGACGCAGGATGTTGGGATGGCTGGGGGAAGAGACAGAGGAGGCCTCAGGCCAAAGGCATAAAAGAGCTGGAAAAGATGATAGGAGCAAACTGGGATCAGACGTGGCCCAGGCCGTGGACACCAGGGCTGGGAGTGGTAAGGGGAAACTAGAGGCAGATTTCTGGATTCAAGGCTCGCTAGGACTAAGAGCTAAACGGGGCTCACTAGCCATAGCTACAGAGAAAGCAATCTGGATGAAGTGGGGCTGAATGAGGAGCTGGGGGTGAGGGAGCAGAGGGGCttcggctcagggggcatcaacCCATACTGCAGGTGGGCCTGGATTTCGATCTCTCTGCGCAGCTGATGCTCCACGCCCTCCTTCTCTATCTGGGACTTGAAGAGGACCTTGAGCGCCACGATGAAATGGCTTTTCTTCTCCCGAGCCAAGTACACGTTTCCAAACTTGCCTTTGCCCAGAGGACGCCCAACCTCAAAGTCATCAATTGTGAAGTGTCGCCTGCTTAGAAAGTGGAGGAAGGCAACTCAGAACCGGTTTTGGTTATTAAGAGGTTTGCTTTCTGTCTGCTTCTCATCCCGTCCTGTCCTCCGCCCCACTTCTCTTATCCCTTCTCCTCCTGTGCTTAGGTTTTATCTCCCCGACTTCCTGCCTGTTCACTGTCCCCTCACCCCCGTCCACCCCAAGGCTTGGGGCACTTACGTTAAGATGTTGGGTGTCCCACTGCTATTCTCCACCACCTTCTGGCCAGGGGCAGCTAAGGAGAGAACAGGTAAGTTGAATGCGAACAGGGATGACCTTCTCATCCCTAAACCCTCCCACAGACGGTCATCTCCCCAGCTCAGTCCTCTCCCCCTTGCCCCAGTTACCTGTGGGCTGGACATTGGAGCGGCTCATGAGGACAAGTGCAGATGGGGTGACAGGCTCTTTCCGGAGGACTCGCTGGGGCAGGGTGCTCAGGCCAGATGGAGCCTGAGAAGGAGCAGGGGCTAGCTCTGAGGGTGCCTTTGTCTGATGACCGGGGTGGAATGTGCTGCAAGCAGTATTTCAGCCCCTTGCTAAAgagccacccacccacctacccccAATTCAAAGAGAAACACTGATGTGACAGTTTTGCTTCCCAGCCTCTGCTCA encodes the following:
- the AURKB gene encoding aurora kinase B isoform X4 — translated: MAQKENAYPWPYGRQTAPSGLSTLPQRVLRKEPVTPSALVLMSRSNVQPTAAPGQKVVENSSGTPNILTRHFTIDDFEVGRPLGKALLCLWPEASSVSSPSHPNILRLYNYFYDRRRIYLILEYAPRGELYKELQKSRTFDEQRTATIMEELADALMYCHGKKVIHRDIKPENLLLGLKGELKIADFGWSVHAPSLRRKTMCGTLDYLPPEMIEGRTHNEKVDLWCIGVLCYELLVGNPPFESASHNETYRRIVKVDLKFPASVPTGAQDLISKLLRHNPSERLPLAQVSAHPWVRANSRRVLPPSALQSVA
- the AURKB gene encoding aurora kinase B isoform X2; this encodes MAQKENAYPWPYGRQTAPSGLSTLPQRVLRKEPVTPSALVLMSRSNVQPTAAPGQKVVENSSGTPNILTRHFTIDDFEVGRPLGKGKFGNVYLAREKKSHFIVALKVLFKSQIEKEGVEHQLRREIEIQAHLHHPNILRLYNYFYDRRRIYLILEYAPRGELYKELQKSRTFDEQRTATIMEELADALMYCHGKKVIHRDIKPENLLLGLKGELKIADFGWSVHAPSLRRKTMCGTLDYLPPEMIEGRTHNEKVDLWCIGVLCYELLVGNPPFESASHNETYRRIVKVDLKFPASVPTGAQDLISKLLRHNPSERLPLAQVSAHPWVRANSRRVLPPSALQSVA
- the AURKB gene encoding aurora kinase B isoform X3 → MAQKENAYPWPYGRQTAPSGLSTLPQRVLRKEPVTPSALVLMSRSNVQPTAAPGQKVVENSSGTPNILTRRHFTIDDFEVGRPLGKALLCLWPEASSVSSPSHPNILRLYNYFYDRRRIYLILEYAPRGELYKELQKSRTFDEQRTATIMEELADALMYCHGKKVIHRDIKPENLLLGLKGELKIADFGWSVHAPSLRRKTMCGTLDYLPPEMIEGRTHNEKVDLWCIGVLCYELLVGNPPFESASHNETYRRIVKVDLKFPASVPTGAQDLISKLLRHNPSERLPLAQVSAHPWVRANSRRVLPPSALQSVA
- the AURKB gene encoding aurora kinase B isoform X1, which codes for MAQKENAYPWPYGRQTAPSGLSTLPQRVLRKEPVTPSALVLMSRSNVQPTAAPGQKVVENSSGTPNILTRRHFTIDDFEVGRPLGKGKFGNVYLAREKKSHFIVALKVLFKSQIEKEGVEHQLRREIEIQAHLHHPNILRLYNYFYDRRRIYLILEYAPRGELYKELQKSRTFDEQRTATIMEELADALMYCHGKKVIHRDIKPENLLLGLKGELKIADFGWSVHAPSLRRKTMCGTLDYLPPEMIEGRTHNEKVDLWCIGVLCYELLVGNPPFESASHNETYRRIVKVDLKFPASVPTGAQDLISKLLRHNPSERLPLAQVSAHPWVRANSRRVLPPSALQSVA
- the AURKB gene encoding aurora kinase B isoform X5 translates to MSRSNVQPTAAPGQKVVENSSGTPNILTRRHFTIDDFEVGRPLGKGKFGNVYLAREKKSHFIVALKVLFKSQIEKEGVEHQLRREIEIQAHLHHPNILRLYNYFYDRRRIYLILEYAPRGELYKELQKSRTFDEQRTATIMEELADALMYCHGKKVIHRDIKPENLLLGLKGELKIADFGWSVHAPSLRRKTMCGTLDYLPPEMIEGRTHNEKVDLWCIGVLCYELLVGNPPFESASHNETYRRIVKVDLKFPASVPTGAQDLISKLLRHNPSERLPLAQVSAHPWVRANSRRVLPPSALQSVA
- the AURKB gene encoding aurora kinase B isoform X6, which produces MPHAGSSTRSCRRAAHLTSSEQPRSGRIMEELADALMYCHGKKVIHRDIKPENLLLGLKGELKIADFGWSVHAPSLRRKTMCGTLDYLPPEMIEGRTHNEKVDLWCIGVLCYELLVGNPPFESASHNETYRRIVKVDLKFPASVPTGAQDLISKLLRHNPSERLPLAQVSAHPWVRANSRRVLPPSALQSVA